From Alienimonas californiensis, a single genomic window includes:
- a CDS encoding CPBP family intramembrane glutamic endopeptidase has protein sequence MPPDLPPEPAPPPADRPFADGPADLTFPAERPAVPAPPPAGPPGPGLPESIAWCVGWFVTVQLFLMIPVAFAVQALGWALLGRAPTLGETSIAALPIVQIAGGLLTLAAFRWRIGPLRKLGLGLPSGPATLVACLSLPAVMFASTQWAAVAGALWAAACEAAPALEAMDGVSSLTAVNELLRSVPLPALILAAAVCPALAEELFCRGLIGRGLVARWGVWRGVALTSILFCLLHLHPAHAGALLPIAIFLHVAYLSSRSLWLPVGLHFANNAAGLMLGKALLARDALPDPHAAPPPNLALFLVATGLAGLACWAVWSVRLRTVDRRGGEIAPRWPTVEGPPASAPLWSVVRWEAAPLALWGLFVPGFGAVMGLSLLALLMGWVEM, from the coding sequence GTGCCGCCGGACCTTCCCCCCGAGCCCGCCCCGCCCCCGGCGGACCGCCCGTTCGCCGACGGCCCGGCCGACCTGACGTTCCCCGCCGAACGCCCCGCGGTTCCCGCCCCGCCTCCCGCCGGCCCGCCGGGGCCGGGGTTGCCGGAGTCGATCGCCTGGTGCGTCGGTTGGTTCGTGACGGTGCAGCTGTTCCTGATGATCCCCGTGGCGTTCGCGGTGCAGGCGCTCGGGTGGGCGCTGCTGGGGCGGGCGCCGACGCTGGGGGAGACGTCGATCGCGGCGCTGCCGATCGTGCAGATCGCGGGCGGGCTGCTCACGCTGGCGGCGTTCCGGTGGCGAATCGGGCCGCTGCGGAAGCTGGGCCTGGGCCTGCCGAGCGGGCCGGCGACGCTGGTGGCGTGCCTGTCGCTGCCGGCGGTGATGTTCGCCTCCACCCAGTGGGCGGCGGTCGCGGGGGCGCTGTGGGCGGCGGCCTGCGAGGCGGCGCCGGCGCTGGAGGCGATGGACGGGGTGTCCAGTCTCACCGCGGTGAACGAACTGCTCCGCAGCGTGCCGCTGCCGGCGCTGATCCTGGCGGCGGCGGTCTGCCCGGCGCTGGCGGAGGAACTGTTCTGCCGCGGCCTGATCGGCCGGGGGCTGGTCGCCCGCTGGGGGGTGTGGCGCGGGGTGGCGCTGACGTCGATCCTATTCTGCCTGCTCCATCTGCACCCGGCCCACGCGGGGGCGTTGCTGCCGATCGCGATCTTCCTGCACGTCGCCTACCTCAGTTCGCGGAGCCTGTGGCTGCCGGTCGGGCTGCACTTCGCCAATAACGCGGCCGGTTTGATGCTGGGGAAGGCGCTGCTGGCCCGCGACGCCCTGCCGGACCCGCACGCCGCCCCGCCGCCGAACCTGGCGCTGTTCCTCGTCGCCACGGGCCTCGCCGGGCTGGCCTGCTGGGCGGTCTGGTCGGTGCGGTTGCGGACGGTGGACCGGCGGGGCGGGGAGATCGCCCCCCGCTGGCCGACGGTCGAGGGGCCGCCGGCGTCCGCCCCGCTGTGGTCGGTCGTGCGGTGGGAGGCGGCGCCGCTGGCGCTGTGGGGGCTGTTCGTGCCGGGGTTCGGGGCGGTGATGGGGCTCTCCTTGCTCGCCCTGCTGATGGGCTGGGTGGAGATGTGA
- a CDS encoding serine/threonine-protein kinase, producing MSSAADAQPPPFHHCPGCNQQFTVADAEPVCPTCGASVGANAAPRSFGETLDLSETLIAPPVSEITTGGFGSTVPEAPVAGSPGPFLHAAAPSEASHADGDFDGRLGEELHVYRFEHLLGRGGMGRVYLARHRDLLRRCALKVLHPRVGTRDVDFVERFQQEGRASAGLSHPNLVVTHAIGQDRGFHFLEMEFVPGRTLARLLREEGMLPPAWATSLAAKIAEGLGHAHRRGIVHRDLKPDNVLVTLSGVPKVADFGLAKRVRDERGRPVGAGGHVLAGTPHFMAPETFAGEPAAPAADVWALGVTYFLMLTGRLPFTGATVAELRHNVQHAPLPNARELNPEVTLEMGSCLALLLDKSPVNRPSDAVAANLLLNTIGGELRDVGTLLKTALAEHPEIRWMRCGETYRICIDLPGGRTQAVTVEPSDHAAAERLLHISSVCCPANPAYFEDALRLNAQMAHGSLSVQELDPTAGHRPTADEIGVPFFVMRNSYPRATVDPEEIRHSVFEVAARADAVELLLTGADVH from the coding sequence ATGTCGTCCGCCGCCGACGCACAACCGCCGCCGTTTCATCACTGCCCGGGCTGCAACCAACAGTTCACCGTCGCAGACGCCGAGCCGGTCTGCCCCACCTGCGGGGCCTCCGTCGGGGCGAACGCAGCCCCGCGGTCCTTCGGCGAGACGCTGGATCTGTCCGAGACGCTGATCGCCCCGCCGGTCAGCGAGATCACGACGGGCGGCTTCGGCTCCACCGTGCCCGAGGCGCCCGTCGCCGGCTCGCCCGGTCCGTTCCTCCACGCGGCCGCCCCGTCGGAGGCGTCCCACGCGGACGGCGACTTCGACGGGCGCCTCGGCGAAGAACTGCACGTCTATCGCTTCGAGCACCTGCTCGGCCGCGGCGGGATGGGCCGGGTCTACCTCGCCCGGCATCGCGATCTGCTGCGGCGCTGCGCGTTGAAGGTGCTCCACCCGCGGGTCGGTACGCGGGACGTCGACTTCGTGGAGCGGTTCCAGCAGGAGGGCCGGGCGTCCGCCGGGCTCTCCCATCCGAACCTGGTGGTGACGCACGCCATCGGGCAGGACCGCGGGTTCCACTTCCTCGAGATGGAGTTCGTCCCCGGCCGAACGCTGGCCCGGTTGCTGCGGGAGGAGGGCATGCTGCCGCCGGCCTGGGCGACGAGCCTGGCGGCGAAGATCGCCGAGGGCCTCGGCCACGCGCACCGCCGCGGGATCGTGCACCGGGACCTCAAGCCGGACAACGTGCTGGTCACGCTGTCCGGGGTGCCGAAAGTGGCGGACTTCGGCCTCGCCAAGCGGGTGCGGGACGAACGCGGCCGGCCGGTGGGCGCCGGCGGGCACGTGCTGGCCGGCACGCCGCACTTCATGGCTCCGGAGACCTTCGCCGGGGAGCCCGCCGCCCCGGCCGCGGACGTCTGGGCGCTGGGGGTGACCTACTTCCTGATGCTCACCGGACGGTTGCCGTTCACCGGGGCGACGGTCGCCGAACTGCGGCACAACGTGCAGCACGCCCCGCTGCCCAACGCCCGGGAGCTGAACCCGGAAGTCACCCTGGAGATGGGCTCCTGTCTGGCGCTGCTGCTCGACAAGAGCCCCGTCAACCGGCCCAGCGACGCCGTCGCGGCGAACCTGTTGCTGAACACCATCGGCGGGGAGCTGCGGGACGTCGGCACGCTGCTGAAAACCGCCTTGGCGGAGCACCCGGAAATCCGTTGGATGCGCTGCGGGGAGACCTACCGCATCTGCATCGACCTGCCCGGCGGCCGCACGCAGGCGGTGACGGTGGAGCCCAGCGACCACGCCGCCGCCGAACGCCTGTTGCACATCTCGTCGGTCTGCTGTCCGGCGAACCCGGCCTACTTCGAGGACGCCCTGCGGCTGAACGCCCAGATGGCCCACGGCAGTCTCAGCGTGCAGGAACTCGACCCGACCGCCGGCCACCGTCCCACGGCGGACGAGATCGGCGTGCCGTTCTTCGTGATGCGGAACAGCTATCCGCGGGCCACGGTGGACCCGGAGGAAATCCGCCACAGCGTGTTCGAGGTCGCCGCCCGGGCCGACGCCGTCGAACTGCTCCTCACCGGCGCCGACGTGCACTGA
- a CDS encoding glycosyltransferase 87 family protein, with product MSIDRPTLLKVALGLFACGLLGVVIAAVRDKPGELPVYMRAAENLWAEQSIYDSADDPAFSYPPAFALVTLPLVPLNEYARRAAWWGLNLALLGGVLLAVRAAVRPALSGDGNGGGEGDEEDRRTRRRLWVCGGLTAVLGGRFALSPLAYQSHDLILLALMTTAAVCWTRRRNSRAGVAAGLAAALKATPLLAAAFFLLRRRWSALLAMALTIAAATFAPDALSSNPDRGPWVKTWAERFVAPVTPGGAPDVEHAWERWNPLNQSLAGTIARLTSDPSAERLERGGAVVTLRRLPVETSRRITLAAGAAVLLWLAWCTWLPREQDRPADPFEDDAAPPGGLTPGLRCLAELALTLGGMLLLSPMSSTQHFVFLLPGAAVIAARLVLHPRDLWNDLAAVLLFALGTLPAKDLIGDEAAEVVRSAGGHTACTLIVLWACGRLLWTDRRARAISPLP from the coding sequence GTGTCCATCGACCGCCCCACGCTTCTCAAGGTCGCCCTGGGCCTCTTCGCCTGCGGGCTGCTGGGCGTCGTGATCGCCGCCGTCCGCGATAAGCCGGGCGAACTGCCCGTCTACATGCGGGCCGCCGAGAACCTGTGGGCCGAACAGTCGATCTACGACTCGGCCGACGACCCGGCGTTCAGCTATCCGCCGGCGTTCGCGCTGGTCACGCTCCCGCTGGTTCCTCTCAACGAATACGCCCGCCGGGCGGCGTGGTGGGGGCTGAACCTGGCGCTGCTGGGCGGCGTGCTGCTCGCCGTGCGGGCGGCCGTCCGGCCGGCCCTATCTGGCGACGGGAACGGGGGGGGCGAGGGGGACGAAGAAGACCGACGAACCCGCCGTCGGCTGTGGGTCTGCGGCGGGCTGACGGCCGTGTTGGGGGGGCGGTTCGCGCTCTCGCCGCTGGCGTATCAGTCGCACGACCTCATTTTGTTGGCCCTGATGACGACGGCGGCCGTCTGCTGGACGCGGCGGCGGAACAGCCGGGCGGGCGTGGCGGCGGGGCTGGCGGCGGCGCTCAAGGCGACGCCGCTGCTGGCGGCAGCGTTCTTCCTGCTCCGACGGCGCTGGTCGGCGCTGCTGGCGATGGCGCTGACGATCGCCGCCGCGACCTTCGCCCCGGACGCCCTCTCCTCCAACCCGGACCGCGGTCCGTGGGTGAAAACGTGGGCGGAACGCTTCGTGGCGCCGGTGACGCCCGGGGGGGCGCCGGACGTGGAGCACGCCTGGGAGCGCTGGAACCCGCTGAACCAGAGCCTCGCCGGCACGATCGCCCGGCTGACCTCCGACCCCTCCGCCGAGCGGCTGGAGCGCGGCGGGGCCGTCGTCACCCTGCGACGCCTGCCGGTGGAGACGAGCCGGCGAATCACCCTCGCCGCCGGCGCCGCCGTGCTGCTCTGGCTGGCCTGGTGCACGTGGCTCCCGCGGGAGCAGGACCGCCCCGCCGACCCGTTCGAGGACGACGCCGCCCCGCCCGGCGGCCTCACCCCGGGGCTGCGGTGCCTGGCGGAACTGGCCCTGACGCTGGGCGGCATGCTGCTGCTCTCCCCGATGAGCAGCACCCAGCACTTCGTCTTCCTGCTGCCCGGCGCCGCCGTGATCGCCGCCCGGCTGGTCCTGCATCCCCGAGACCTGTGGAACGACCTCGCCGCGGTGCTGCTGTTCGCCCTCGGCACGCTGCCGGCGAAGGACTTGATCGGCGACGAGGCGGCCGAGGTCGTCCGCAGCGCCGGCGGTCACACGGCCTGCACCCTGATCGTGCTGTGGGCCTGCGGGCGGTTGTTGTGGACGGACCGGCGGGCGCGGGCGATCTCCCCGCTCCCGTGA
- the uppS gene encoding polyprenyl diphosphate synthase, whose protein sequence is MSAHAPRTAEPRAVEPYSDADLARLGLRRERLPVHVAAIMDGNGRWAVERGRPRHEGHAAGAQTADRIVEECARLGIEQLTLYCFSRENWKRPAAEFEFLMALLKRYAVEQRPNVQRHDLRFETIGRRDGLPADVMAEVDRTIELAKPNRGMRLCLALDYGSRDEITRAARKIADEVAAGGLRPEDVTEDALAARLDTAGWPDPDLVLRTAGEYRVSNFLLWQISYAELSISDKPWPDFGPEDLHAALRSFAARDRRFGGLNDPPAPPAAAET, encoded by the coding sequence ATGTCCGCCCACGCCCCGCGCACCGCCGAACCTCGCGCCGTCGAACCGTACAGCGACGCCGACCTCGCCCGGCTCGGCCTGCGGCGGGAGCGGTTGCCGGTGCATGTGGCGGCGATCATGGACGGCAACGGCCGCTGGGCCGTCGAACGCGGTCGGCCCCGGCACGAGGGCCACGCCGCCGGGGCTCAGACCGCCGATCGCATCGTCGAGGAATGCGCCAGGCTCGGGATCGAGCAGCTCACCCTGTACTGCTTCAGCCGGGAGAACTGGAAACGGCCGGCGGCGGAGTTCGAGTTCCTCATGGCCCTGCTGAAGCGGTACGCCGTCGAGCAGCGCCCCAACGTCCAGCGGCACGACCTGCGGTTCGAAACGATCGGACGCAGAGACGGTCTGCCCGCCGACGTGATGGCGGAGGTCGACCGCACCATCGAACTGGCGAAGCCCAACCGCGGGATGCGGCTCTGTCTGGCGCTGGACTACGGCAGCCGGGACGAGATCACGCGGGCCGCCCGCAAAATTGCGGACGAAGTCGCCGCCGGCGGGCTCCGGCCGGAGGACGTGACCGAAGACGCCCTCGCCGCCCGCCTCGACACCGCCGGCTGGCCGGACCCGGACCTCGTCCTGCGGACCGCCGGCGAATACCGGGTGAGCAACTTTCTCCTCTGGCAGATCAGCTACGCGGAGCTGTCCATCAGCGACAAGCCCTGGCCGGACTTCGGCCCGGAGGATCTGCACGCCGCCCTGCGGAGCTTCGCCGCCCGCGACCGCCGCTTCGGCGGCCTGAACGACCCGCCCGCTCCCCCGGCCGCGGCGGAAACCTGA
- a CDS encoding phosphatidate cytidylyltransferase, with amino-acid sequence MPGRLLSAAILIPGFLGLCWLDHRSGPTAPALFVALLAIGWTATAELVRLFPPPAAPPAPEPGDEEDTPADYWADPKAARPSLLAAGLGVTFALLGAWAPHWFVHADDPTLPATLSPTNALTGLGGVTIGVAAGLILAAVRRVLRFDRPGGHAEGLAAEAFGLLYVGGLLAVTAQLRWVGGPDGDGSAGYLAIGSLIAAAKCGDTGAYFTGRLLGKRKLIPRVSPGKTWAGAVGALFWAAVGTTLWLWLAGESFGRGELDFLRAAVFGAAVGLAGLFGDLVESVLKRDAGVKDAGALLPGMGGVLDVLDSLLLAGPVAVLLWSLWPPA; translated from the coding sequence ATGCCGGGACGACTGCTCTCCGCGGCGATTCTGATCCCGGGGTTCCTGGGGCTCTGCTGGCTGGACCACCGGTCCGGGCCGACGGCGCCGGCGCTGTTCGTCGCCCTGTTGGCGATCGGCTGGACGGCGACCGCGGAACTGGTCCGCCTGTTCCCCCCGCCCGCCGCCCCCCCGGCGCCGGAGCCGGGCGACGAGGAGGACACCCCGGCCGACTACTGGGCTGACCCGAAGGCCGCCCGGCCGTCGCTGTTGGCGGCGGGGCTGGGGGTGACGTTCGCCCTGCTGGGGGCCTGGGCGCCGCACTGGTTCGTCCACGCCGACGACCCGACCCTGCCAGCGACGCTGTCGCCGACGAACGCCCTGACCGGGCTGGGCGGGGTGACCATCGGCGTCGCTGCGGGGCTGATCCTGGCCGCCGTCCGCCGGGTGCTGCGGTTCGACCGCCCCGGCGGCCACGCGGAGGGCCTCGCCGCGGAGGCCTTCGGCCTGCTGTACGTCGGCGGCCTGCTGGCCGTGACCGCTCAACTCCGCTGGGTCGGGGGACCGGACGGGGACGGATCGGCGGGCTACCTGGCGATCGGCAGCCTGATCGCGGCGGCGAAGTGCGGGGACACCGGCGCCTACTTCACCGGGCGTCTGCTGGGCAAACGCAAGCTGATCCCGCGGGTCTCCCCCGGCAAGACCTGGGCCGGCGCCGTGGGGGCGCTGTTCTGGGCGGCCGTGGGCACGACCTTATGGCTGTGGCTCGCCGGGGAATCCTTTGGCCGGGGCGAGCTGGACTTCCTGCGGGCGGCGGTCTTCGGGGCCGCGGTGGGGCTGGCCGGGCTGTTCGGCGATCTGGTGGAAAGCGTGCTGAAGCGAGACGCCGGCGTGAAGGACGCCGGCGCGCTGCTGCCGGGGATGGGCGGCGTATTGGACGTGCTCGATTCCCTGCTGCTCGCCGGCCCCGTCGCCGTGCTGCTGTGGAGCCTCTGGCCGCCGGCTTAG
- a CDS encoding autotransporter outer membrane beta-barrel domain-containing protein, with amino-acid sequence MRFLFAASRRFDVGPTAFGRRRAGGPAGIACAALALAAPAAPGQETHSALTISAGKTVTDAYAVTGGNPLGLDLLVTGPSRTAAPTTFAEALGTTVSGGVFEIEAGASAALAGVSQTSGTTVFNGSAETAFSYTDGAAGPTVTTLADYALSGGALDVNAGGSLKVGTFAISGLGQADVFGTLDAETVTHHASSTFNVGTSQNRTGAVRANTVTASKNVFIYGSLEAATYVQTGGTTGVAGTLDADVYQQSGGSLTVANGGSATIGELLVSGGTVWVLGGGNALRVTDRLHMDGRLDLDAGAAFTLDPGAVLSGSGTFDTATPWLLGTVAPGNSPGTMTFLAGVTTNAATRLEIELVPTTAPVAGTDNDLVAVTGTATIDGGTVVAQRWGAGTFVGGTEYTFLTADNLVVNQAFNVVSDVVGVGFDSAFTSGASGDYRLIVTSAVTPAAVAELGGSVNQRAVGAALNGLGSGPLIAAFNGAPNEAAQRNLLSDLSGELYGSYLTSQANDALRFFDLVSAQAFGPPWSCANCGTAHVGLTGWMAGYGAGGRVNGDGNARGVETGLGGTALGLNRCFDETFSAGLFYGYENSTTRVPGADSSLTADVHRVGLWTRTDLGALYFRTQNQVAFGDAESRRGFDAGLDPVAGQFDSRTSATELEAGRRLGDRSAYFVPALGLRYVTARLDDFTESGGPAALAVETSTLSALRARLGFHSGAALPTRLPATATLSAFYERDLNASSVGDVDAAFANPAGTVSPAFTARGTDFGRDRLILGPGVVLGDGPVTVVTDYRAGLTESSVEHAGGVRLEVCY; translated from the coding sequence ATGCGTTTTCTCTTCGCCGCCTCCCGCCGCTTCGACGTTGGCCCGACGGCGTTCGGCCGTCGGCGGGCGGGCGGCCCGGCCGGGATCGCTTGCGCCGCCCTGGCGCTCGCGGCGCCCGCGGCGCCGGGGCAGGAGACGCACTCCGCGTTAACGATCTCTGCCGGGAAGACGGTCACGGACGCCTACGCCGTGACCGGGGGTAACCCGCTGGGCCTGGACCTGCTGGTCACCGGCCCGAGCCGCACCGCCGCCCCCACGACCTTCGCGGAGGCGCTCGGCACCACCGTCAGCGGCGGCGTTTTCGAGATCGAGGCCGGCGCGAGTGCCGCCCTCGCCGGCGTCTCCCAGACCAGCGGGACGACCGTGTTCAACGGGTCTGCCGAGACCGCTTTCAGCTACACCGACGGGGCCGCCGGACCGACGGTCACCACGCTGGCGGACTACGCCCTTTCCGGGGGAGCCCTCGACGTGAACGCGGGCGGCTCGCTGAAGGTCGGCACGTTCGCGATCTCCGGCCTCGGGCAGGCAGACGTGTTCGGGACGCTCGACGCCGAGACAGTCACCCATCATGCCTCCTCGACCTTCAACGTCGGTACGTCACAGAATCGCACGGGCGCCGTGAGGGCGAATACGGTCACGGCGTCAAAAAACGTCTTTATCTACGGCTCGCTGGAGGCCGCGACCTACGTCCAAACCGGCGGGACCACGGGCGTCGCCGGGACGCTGGACGCGGACGTGTACCAGCAATCCGGCGGTTCGCTGACCGTGGCGAACGGGGGGAGCGCGACGATCGGCGAATTGCTTGTGTCCGGCGGAACCGTCTGGGTGCTCGGAGGCGGAAACGCCCTCCGCGTCACCGACCGACTGCACATGGACGGGAGGCTCGACCTCGACGCCGGGGCGGCGTTCACCCTGGATCCGGGCGCCGTGCTGAGCGGCTCCGGCACGTTCGACACTGCCACACCCTGGCTGCTGGGAACCGTCGCCCCCGGCAACAGCCCCGGCACGATGACCTTCCTCGCCGGCGTCACGACGAACGCCGCCACCCGGCTGGAAATCGAACTCGTCCCCACGACCGCCCCCGTCGCCGGCACGGACAACGACCTCGTCGCCGTCACCGGGACCGCCACGATCGACGGCGGGACCGTCGTCGCCCAGCGGTGGGGCGCGGGGACCTTCGTCGGCGGCACGGAATACACGTTCCTCACCGCCGACAACCTGGTCGTCAATCAGGCGTTCAACGTCGTCAGCGACGTCGTCGGTGTGGGCTTCGACTCCGCCTTCACCTCCGGAGCCAGCGGGGACTACCGGCTGATCGTCACCTCCGCCGTCACCCCGGCGGCGGTCGCGGAGCTGGGCGGTTCGGTCAACCAGCGCGCCGTCGGCGCCGCATTGAACGGTCTCGGCTCGGGCCCGCTGATCGCCGCCTTCAACGGCGCCCCGAACGAAGCGGCCCAGCGGAACCTGCTGTCGGACCTCTCCGGGGAGTTGTACGGCTCCTATCTCACCAGCCAGGCGAACGACGCGCTGCGGTTCTTCGACCTCGTCTCCGCCCAGGCGTTCGGCCCCCCGTGGAGCTGCGCGAACTGCGGCACGGCGCACGTCGGCCTGACCGGCTGGATGGCCGGCTACGGCGCCGGCGGTCGGGTCAACGGCGACGGCAACGCCCGCGGCGTCGAAACCGGGTTGGGCGGCACGGCGCTGGGGCTAAACCGCTGCTTCGACGAGACGTTCTCCGCCGGTCTGTTCTACGGCTACGAAAACAGCACGACCCGCGTGCCCGGCGCCGACAGCTCCCTCACCGCGGACGTGCACCGCGTCGGCCTCTGGACACGGACGGACCTCGGCGCCCTCTACTTCCGCACCCAGAACCAAGTCGCCTTCGGCGACGCGGAGAGCCGCCGCGGCTTCGACGCCGGTCTCGACCCGGTCGCCGGCCAGTTCGATAGCCGCACCAGCGCCACCGAACTGGAAGCCGGCCGGCGGCTGGGCGATCGGTCGGCCTACTTCGTCCCGGCGTTGGGCCTGCGGTACGTCACGGCCCGGCTGGACGACTTCACGGAGAGCGGCGGCCCGGCGGCGTTGGCGGTGGAGACGTCGACCCTCTCCGCACTGCGGGCGCGGCTGGGGTTCCACTCCGGCGCCGCCCTGCCGACCAGGCTGCCGGCGACCGCCACGCTCTCGGCCTTCTACGAACGCGACCTGAACGCGTCCTCCGTCGGCGACGTGGACGCCGCTTTCGCCAACCCCGCGGGAACCGTCAGCCCCGCCTTCACCGCTCGCGGCACGGACTTCGGCCGGGACCGGCTGATCCTCGGCCCCGGCGTGGTGCTCGGCGACGGACCGGTGACGGTCGTCACCGACTATCGGGCCGGCCTGACCGAAAGCAGCGTCGAACACGCCGGCGGGGTGCGGCTGGAAGTCTGCTACTGA
- a CDS encoding transketolase — MALEAVSLDSDGLKAKAKRIRELIIKITTEAGSGHPSSSLSATEVVTALHFGGFLKLDPKSPRDPGRDRFILSKGHAVPVLYAALCERGYFTEEQIMTLRKLGSPFEGHPNAAKLPGMEASTGSLGQGLSIGLGMALGMKADKTDGHVYVLMGDGEIDEGQVWEAMAAADKYKCGNLIGIIDVNGYQQTGATDAVLDMGPLAKKCEAFGWHTLEIQGNDMNEVMDALKKAKAETGKPTCIVSHTKKGAGILPLMEKWGDTNMHGQPLSADKAKEALEYLSKA; from the coding sequence GTGGCCCTCGAAGCCGTCTCCCTCGATTCCGACGGCCTGAAGGCCAAGGCCAAGCGGATCCGGGAACTGATCATCAAGATCACCACCGAGGCCGGCAGCGGGCACCCCTCCAGCAGCCTGAGCGCCACGGAGGTCGTCACCGCCCTGCACTTCGGCGGCTTCCTGAAGCTCGATCCCAAGAGCCCCCGCGACCCCGGCCGGGACCGCTTCATCCTCTCGAAGGGGCACGCCGTCCCGGTGCTGTACGCCGCCCTGTGCGAGCGCGGCTACTTCACCGAGGAGCAGATCATGACGCTCCGCAAGTTGGGCAGCCCCTTCGAGGGCCACCCCAACGCCGCCAAGCTGCCGGGGATGGAAGCCAGCACCGGCTCGCTGGGGCAGGGGCTCTCCATCGGCCTGGGCATGGCCCTGGGCATGAAGGCCGACAAGACCGACGGCCACGTCTACGTGCTGATGGGCGACGGCGAGATCGACGAGGGTCAGGTCTGGGAGGCGATGGCCGCCGCGGACAAGTACAAGTGCGGCAACCTGATCGGGATCATCGACGTCAACGGCTACCAGCAGACCGGCGCCACCGACGCGGTGCTGGACATGGGCCCGTTGGCCAAGAAGTGCGAGGCCTTCGGCTGGCACACCCTGGAGATCCAGGGCAACGACATGAACGAGGTGATGGACGCCTTGAAGAAGGCCAAGGCCGAGACCGGCAAGCCGACCTGCATCGTCTCCCACACCAAGAAGGGCGCCGGCATCCTGCCCCTGATGGAGAAGTGGGGCGACACCAACATGCACGGCCAGCCGCTGTCCGCGGACAAGGCGAAGGAAGCCCTCGAATATCTCTCGAAGGCGTGA
- a CDS encoding transketolase family protein has product MASATDDRSVSTTRPMGDATRDAFGRALEALGADFPEVVVVDGDVGNSTRTEWFALKYPDRAYNVGIAEANMVGVAGGLASMGKTAVTASFACFLLNNAFDQIRMAVAYPKQNVKLVGTHAGISIGEDGASQMGVEDVGLACSLPGVTVIVTSDGQQTRAATKAMLEHKGPVYLRLGRPKAPVIYEEGAEFEIGKSIRLREGGDYTIVANGMMVSMALDAADVLAKEGIDCRVVDMHTVSPLDEQALTDAASETGGIVVAEEHLAQGGLGSRVAQFLSATIPTRMAFVNIGDTYGESGDPAGLLEKYGLTSEKVADAVRSLRG; this is encoded by the coding sequence ATGGCCTCCGCGACCGACGACCGCTCCGTTTCCACCACCCGCCCGATGGGCGACGCCACCCGCGACGCCTTCGGCCGCGCCCTCGAAGCCCTGGGTGCCGACTTCCCCGAAGTCGTCGTGGTCGACGGCGACGTGGGCAACTCCACCCGCACCGAGTGGTTCGCCCTGAAGTACCCGGATCGGGCCTACAACGTCGGCATCGCCGAGGCGAACATGGTCGGCGTCGCCGGCGGGTTGGCGTCGATGGGCAAGACGGCCGTCACCGCCTCCTTCGCCTGCTTCCTGCTGAACAACGCCTTCGACCAGATTCGGATGGCCGTCGCCTATCCGAAGCAGAACGTCAAGTTGGTCGGCACCCACGCCGGCATCTCCATCGGCGAAGACGGCGCCTCCCAGATGGGCGTCGAAGACGTCGGCCTGGCCTGCAGCCTGCCGGGCGTGACCGTGATCGTCACCTCCGACGGCCAGCAGACCCGCGCCGCCACCAAGGCGATGCTGGAGCACAAGGGCCCCGTCTACCTGCGGCTCGGCCGGCCCAAGGCCCCGGTGATCTACGAAGAGGGCGCCGAGTTCGAGATCGGCAAGTCGATCCGCCTGCGGGAAGGCGGCGACTACACGATCGTCGCCAACGGCATGATGGTCTCCATGGCCCTCGACGCCGCCGACGTGCTCGCCAAAGAGGGCATCGACTGCCGCGTCGTCGACATGCACACCGTCAGCCCGCTGGACGAGCAGGCCCTGACCGACGCCGCCTCCGAAACCGGCGGGATCGTCGTCGCCGAGGAGCACCTCGCCCAGGGCGGGCTCGGCTCCCGCGTGGCCCAGTTCCTCTCCGCCACGATCCCGACGCGCATGGCGTTCGTGAACATCGGCGACACCTACGGGGAGAGCGGCGACCCCGCCGGCCTGCTCGAGAAGTACGGCCTGACCTCGGAGAAGGTCGCCGACGCCGTCCGCTCCCTCCGCGGCTGA